In one Roseburia intestinalis L1-82 genomic region, the following are encoded:
- a CDS encoding ABC transporter ATP-binding protein has protein sequence MSEEERKFLEIVDLKKGFGSGETRQEVLRGMNFSVAKGEFCVLLGPSGSGKSTLLNIIGGIDSADSGYISINGDKLEELGEKKLTQYRRKHLGYVFQMYNLIANLNVKENIEVGAYLSDSPLDIDDLLHTLGLYEHRHKLPNQLSGGQQQRVSIGRAIVKNPDILLCDEPTGALDYNTSKEILKLIEDVNVKYGNTVIMVTHNEAIRHMADHVIKLRDGAVRHNDINEHKISAADLEW, from the coding sequence ATGTCAGAAGAAGAAAGAAAATTTTTGGAAATTGTTGATCTGAAAAAAGGGTTTGGAAGCGGGGAGACCCGTCAGGAGGTGTTGCGTGGAATGAATTTTTCCGTGGCAAAAGGAGAATTTTGTGTGCTGCTTGGACCATCCGGTTCCGGAAAGTCGACGCTTCTCAATATTATCGGTGGAATCGATAGTGCGGACTCCGGTTATATTTCCATCAACGGCGATAAGTTAGAAGAACTCGGAGAGAAGAAGCTGACACAGTACCGCAGAAAACATTTAGGTTATGTATTTCAGATGTATAACCTGATCGCAAATTTAAATGTCAAGGAAAATATTGAGGTTGGTGCATATTTATCAGACAGTCCGCTCGATATTGACGATCTGTTACATACGCTGGGACTTTATGAACACAGGCATAAACTGCCGAACCAGCTTTCCGGCGGCCAGCAGCAGAGGGTTTCCATCGGGCGAGCCATTGTGAAAAATCCGGATATCCTGCTTTGTGATGAGCCGACCGGAGCGCTCGATTACAATACCTCCAAGGAAATATTAAAGCTGATTGAGGATGTCAATGTCAAATATGGTAATACAGTTATCATGGTTACACATAACGAGGCAATCCGGCATATGGCAGACCATGTCATCAAACTCCGTGACGGGGCAGTGCGTCATAACGATATCAATGAACATAAAATTTCAGCGGCAGATCTGGAGTGGTAG
- a CDS encoding IS110 family RNA-guided transposase, with protein MKIYVGIDIAKLNHFAAAISSDGEIIIEPFKFTNDADGFQLLVSKLESFDKNSLIIGLESTAHYGDNLVRYLVTELYQVCVLNPIKTCQMRKNNVRKTKTDKVDTYVIAKTLMMQDNLRFVSFFDLDMMDLKALGRFRQKTIKQRTRLKIQLTTYVDQVFPEIQYFFKSGLHQHAVYALLKEAPSPKEIASMHMTHLANLLKVNSHGHFTKEQAKELRVLAQKSVGANDSAISIQITQTIQQIELLDSQLEKIEAEMTDIMKFNDSVIMTIPGIGYINGGMILGEIGDIHRFSNPNKLLAFAGLDPSVYQSGNFQAKTTRMSKRGSRVLRYALVNAAWNVVRNNATFKAYYDAKRAEGRSHYNALGHCAGKLVRVIWKMLTGEVEFNLE; from the coding sequence ATGAAAATTTACGTAGGCATTGATATTGCCAAACTTAATCATTTCGCCGCTGCGATTTCTTCCGACGGTGAAATAATCATTGAGCCGTTCAAATTCACAAATGACGCTGATGGCTTCCAACTGCTGGTCTCTAAACTCGAATCATTCGATAAGAACAGCCTCATCATCGGTCTTGAGTCAACGGCACACTACGGTGACAACCTTGTTCGATACCTTGTTACTGAGCTTTACCAAGTGTGTGTGTTGAACCCCATCAAAACCTGTCAAATGCGAAAAAATAACGTTCGCAAAACTAAGACAGATAAGGTCGACACTTACGTGATTGCTAAAACTCTTATGATGCAGGACAACCTCAGATTCGTCAGCTTCTTCGATCTCGATATGATGGATCTTAAGGCATTGGGACGTTTCCGTCAGAAAACCATAAAGCAACGTACCCGATTGAAAATTCAACTGACAACCTATGTTGATCAGGTCTTTCCGGAGATTCAATACTTTTTCAAATCCGGTCTGCATCAACACGCTGTCTATGCTTTATTAAAAGAAGCACCTTCTCCAAAAGAGATTGCTTCCATGCATATGACTCATCTGGCAAATCTGCTCAAAGTGAACTCACACGGACACTTTACCAAAGAACAGGCCAAAGAATTAAGAGTTCTCGCACAGAAGTCTGTCGGTGCTAACGACAGCGCTATATCTATTCAGATAACTCAAACCATTCAACAAATCGAGTTACTGGATAGCCAATTAGAAAAGATTGAAGCTGAGATGACGGATATCATGAAATTCAACGATTCTGTCATCATGACCATTCCTGGTATCGGTTATATCAATGGTGGAATGATTCTTGGTGAAATAGGTGATATTCACCGTTTCTCCAATCCTAACAAGCTGCTTGCTTTTGCCGGTTTGGATCCTTCTGTTTATCAGTCTGGTAACTTTCAGGCTAAGACAACAAGGATGTCCAAACGTGGCTCTCGTGTTTTACGATATGCCCTTGTAAATGCAGCTTGGAACGTTGTCAGAAACAACGCAACCTTCAAGGCTTATTATGATGCCAAGAGGGCTGAAGGCCGGTCTCACTACAATGCACTTGGGCACTGTGCCGGCAAGCTTGTCAGAGTCATCTGGAAGATGCTCACTGGCGAAGTAGAATTCAACCTCGAATAA
- a CDS encoding glycerate kinase family protein, whose product MKVVAAIDSFKGSMTSMEAGNAVKKGILAAKPDAEVVVNPLADGGEGTVDALIEGLGAEKIPVTVAGPLGEKVSCYYGFLEETKTAVMEMASAAGITLVIKKDPLRASTYGVGEMIADALKRGCKNFMIGIGGSATNDGGIGMLKALGFEFFDEDGNDVGEGAAALVKIEVIRTENKNPLLSGAKFQIACDVKNPLCGKQGATYIFGSQKGVTEEQKDQIDEAMRHYADVTKESLGCDFADCEGAGAAGGLGYAFLSYLAGELIPGVELILHATGLEEKMKNADVVVTGEGRLDAQTVMGKAPVGVAALAKKYNAKVIAFAGSVAPEAKVCNRAGIDAFFPIVRGVATLEEAMKKENAMENIAATAEQVFRLL is encoded by the coding sequence ATGAAAGTAGTAGCAGCAATCGATTCATTTAAGGGAAGCATGACGTCCATGGAGGCTGGAAATGCTGTAAAGAAAGGTATTCTGGCAGCAAAACCGGATGCAGAAGTAGTGGTAAATCCGCTCGCGGATGGCGGAGAAGGAACCGTGGATGCACTGATCGAAGGCTTGGGAGCAGAAAAAATACCGGTTACTGTGGCAGGACCGCTTGGAGAAAAAGTGTCGTGTTATTACGGTTTTTTAGAAGAGACAAAAACGGCTGTCATGGAAATGGCATCTGCTGCGGGAATCACGCTTGTGATAAAGAAAGATCCATTGCGTGCATCTACCTATGGAGTGGGGGAGATGATTGCAGATGCCCTGAAACGCGGCTGTAAAAATTTCATGATTGGAATTGGTGGAAGTGCAACCAACGATGGAGGCATCGGAATGTTAAAGGCACTTGGATTTGAATTTTTTGATGAAGATGGAAATGATGTGGGAGAGGGCGCGGCAGCGCTTGTAAAGATTGAGGTGATCCGGACTGAAAATAAAAATCCGCTGCTTTCCGGTGCAAAATTTCAGATTGCCTGTGATGTGAAAAATCCGCTTTGCGGCAAACAGGGTGCAACTTACATATTTGGGTCACAAAAAGGTGTGACGGAAGAGCAGAAAGATCAGATCGATGAAGCAATGAGACATTATGCGGATGTGACCAAAGAAAGTCTTGGATGTGACTTTGCGGACTGCGAGGGCGCCGGTGCAGCGGGAGGACTCGGATACGCGTTCCTTTCGTATCTTGCGGGAGAACTGATACCGGGTGTGGAACTGATTTTGCATGCAACCGGTCTGGAAGAAAAAATGAAAAATGCAGATGTTGTGGTGACCGGAGAGGGACGTCTGGATGCACAGACGGTCATGGGGAAAGCACCGGTTGGTGTTGCTGCGCTGGCAAAAAAATATAATGCGAAAGTCATTGCATTTGCAGGGAGCGTTGCACCGGAAGCGAAAGTCTGTAACCGGGCGGGAATCGATGCATTTTTCCCGATCGTAAGAGGCGTGGCAACATTAGAAGAAGCAATGAAAAAAGAAAATGCAATGGAAAATATAGCCGCCACGGCAGAGCAGGTATTTCGGCTGCTGTGA
- a CDS encoding ABC transporter permease: protein MKKKRIKNPLIRRIPRELTGDWKKYLVVSLFLILMIGFVSGMYVANESMMTAADEGVGRYKLEDGHFELKKKADETLLDAIKTGDKADVRQYYIDEAKKKLDKKFDSEFEEKFKKEFDEKFETEFKEKFDAEFQSEFDVSFNAQIKQMLMAQGLDETTAGVMLDTAVAQAKQSGQYNKAYDTAYEKAYPKAHDEAYEKAFDEAHDEVYEKAYDEAWNKVLDEINEKYADAEEKYELNDPDFKETPVHLYENFYRDEEEDHDNDGTSDGTVRVFAKTDDINFACLMDGSFPEKEDEIAIDRMHADNVGIKVGDEITVGEEKYQVVGLIAYVNYSTLHEKSTDLMFDALKFNVAMVTDEGFAKLHKTIHYDYAWKYENEPSDEKDEKNQSDDFMRALLTQTVVNDNEIEDYVPKYANPAIHFATDDMGSDEAMGGVLLDILIVIIAFIFAVTISNTITKESSAIGTLRASGYTKGELVRHYLSMPVIVTLISALVGNVLGYTVFKDVVVSMYYNSYSLPTYETIWNPDAFFKTTLIPVVLMFMVNLIVIIKMMQHTPLQFLRHDLKKTKRKKAMRLPHFKFFNRFRLRIMFQNVANYLILFVGIFFIMVMLAMAVGMPDTLSYYKENAKNMMFAKYQYVLKSFEDEDGNVLTTDNKDAEKFSMCSLQKKSDVIDEEVSVYGISDDSKYVEIKGMQSLQEDEVYISRSFSEKYELNVGDTVSLDEKYENKQYTFTVAGIYDQCVNIAVFMPIENYRMVFELDEEAFSGYFSNEELTDLSEDDIATVITERDITKMCDQLDHSMGSYMDYFQILCILLSAVLIYLLTKLIIEKNENAISMTKILGYENKEIASLYLLSTTIMVVIEDAVSVVLGAFVMNLAWKAILFSYSGWFAFVIQPAGYVKMFAFVLIGYLFVMILDFMRIKKIPMDQALKNVE from the coding sequence ATGAAAAAGAAAAGAATCAAAAATCCGCTTATCAGACGAATACCGAGAGAACTGACAGGAGACTGGAAAAAGTATCTTGTGGTAAGTCTGTTCCTGATTCTGATGATCGGTTTTGTGTCAGGCATGTATGTTGCAAACGAGAGTATGATGACAGCGGCTGATGAGGGTGTTGGCAGATACAAGCTGGAAGACGGACACTTTGAATTAAAAAAGAAAGCAGACGAAACACTGCTTGATGCAATTAAGACAGGCGATAAAGCAGATGTCAGACAGTATTACATTGATGAGGCAAAAAAGAAGCTGGATAAAAAGTTCGATAGTGAATTTGAAGAAAAGTTCAAAAAAGAATTTGATGAGAAGTTTGAAACAGAATTTAAGGAAAAATTTGATGCAGAGTTCCAGTCAGAATTTGATGTTTCTTTTAATGCACAGATAAAGCAGATGCTGATGGCGCAGGGACTTGATGAAACAACTGCGGGAGTTATGCTTGATACAGCAGTGGCACAGGCAAAACAGTCCGGGCAGTACAACAAAGCCTATGATACAGCATATGAAAAAGCATATCCTAAGGCACATGACGAGGCGTATGAGAAAGCGTTTGATGAGGCACATGACGAGGTATATGAGAAAGCATACGACGAAGCCTGGAACAAGGTTTTAGATGAGATCAATGAGAAATATGCGGATGCAGAAGAAAAATATGAATTGAACGATCCTGATTTTAAGGAAACTCCGGTTCATCTGTATGAAAATTTTTACAGGGATGAAGAGGAAGATCATGACAACGACGGAACTTCGGATGGAACAGTCCGTGTTTTTGCAAAGACAGATGATATCAATTTTGCATGCCTGATGGACGGAAGTTTCCCGGAAAAAGAGGATGAAATTGCCATTGACCGTATGCATGCTGACAATGTCGGGATAAAAGTCGGCGATGAGATCACAGTCGGAGAAGAAAAATATCAGGTCGTTGGTCTGATCGCATATGTCAACTATTCCACACTGCACGAAAAAAGCACGGATCTGATGTTTGATGCCTTAAAGTTTAACGTTGCAATGGTAACAGATGAGGGATTTGCAAAGTTACATAAGACGATTCATTACGATTATGCATGGAAGTATGAAAATGAGCCGTCAGATGAAAAAGATGAGAAAAACCAGTCGGATGATTTTATGCGGGCGTTGCTCACACAGACCGTGGTAAATGACAATGAGATTGAAGATTATGTGCCAAAATATGCGAATCCGGCGATTCATTTTGCAACCGACGACATGGGCTCTGATGAGGCAATGGGAGGTGTGCTGCTTGATATTCTGATTGTCATCATCGCATTTATTTTTGCAGTTACGATCAGCAATACGATCACAAAAGAGTCATCTGCAATCGGAACATTGCGTGCGTCCGGCTATACGAAAGGGGAGCTGGTACGCCATTATCTGTCTATGCCGGTTATCGTTACCCTGATTTCCGCATTAGTCGGAAATGTGCTTGGCTATACGGTATTTAAAGATGTTGTGGTATCCATGTATTATAACAGTTACAGCCTTCCGACCTATGAGACGATCTGGAATCCGGATGCATTTTTTAAGACAACCCTGATACCGGTCGTGCTGATGTTTATGGTCAATCTGATCGTCATTATTAAAATGATGCAGCATACACCGTTACAGTTTCTGAGGCATGATCTGAAAAAAACAAAACGCAAAAAAGCAATGCGGCTGCCACATTTTAAATTTTTTAACAGATTCCGTCTGCGCATCATGTTTCAGAATGTGGCAAATTATCTGATTCTGTTTGTGGGAATTTTCTTTATCATGGTGATGCTTGCAATGGCAGTGGGAATGCCGGATACGCTTTCTTATTACAAAGAAAATGCAAAAAATATGATGTTTGCAAAGTATCAGTATGTTCTGAAATCTTTTGAGGATGAAGATGGAAATGTACTGACGACGGACAATAAAGACGCAGAAAAATTCAGTATGTGTTCTTTGCAGAAAAAAAGCGATGTAATAGATGAGGAAGTCTCTGTTTACGGTATTTCAGACGATAGTAAGTATGTAGAAATAAAAGGTATGCAGTCCCTGCAGGAAGATGAAGTTTATATTTCCAGATCATTTTCAGAAAAATATGAACTTAATGTCGGGGATACCGTTTCACTGGATGAAAAATATGAAAACAAACAGTATACGTTTACGGTAGCCGGAATTTATGACCAGTGCGTAAACATTGCAGTATTTATGCCGATTGAAAATTACCGCATGGTATTTGAGCTGGATGAAGAGGCATTCAGTGGATATTTTTCAAATGAAGAGCTTACAGATCTGTCGGAAGATGATATTGCAACGGTGATCACCGAGCGTGATATCACAAAGATGTGTGACCAGTTAGATCATTCCATGGGATCTTATATGGATTATTTCCAGATACTTTGTATCCTGCTTTCCGCAGTTTTGATCTATCTTCTGACAAAGCTGATCATTGAGAAAAATGAGAATGCAATTTCAATGACAAAGATTCTTGGATATGAGAATAAAGAAATCGCCAGCCTGTATCTGCTTTCCACAACGATCATGGTTGTGATCGAAGATGCGGTCAGTGTTGTACTTGGAGCGTTTGTTATGAATCTGGCATGGAAGGCGATCTTGTTTAGTTACAGTGGATGGTTTGCATTTGTGATCCAGCCAGCCGGATATGTGAAAATGTTTGCATTTGTGCTGATCGGATATCTGTTTGTAATGATACTGGACTTTATGCGTATCAAAAAGATCCCGATGGATCAGGCATTAAAAAATGTGGAGTAG
- a CDS encoding ABC-F family ATP-binding cassette domain-containing protein, which translates to MRYKISHALVQFGGDVILRDVNFEVHDKEKIAIVGRNGCGKTTLLRLIAGDISMNNLDSDEECGITMAGKQEIGFLRQVNFTEKDVTVEEEIKKVFEPVFACEKRMRELENEMKTSADKQLLREYDNLQSRMEAMRGYSWQQDMETMFQRFGVALEDLKRPIGSFSGGQQTKVAFIKLLLKRPDIMLLDEPTNHLDLPTIEWLEGYLKTYDKAVIIVSHDRMFLDKVIDVTYEIEYHEIKRYTGNYTAFMKQKEEALIKQEKDYEEQQKEIKRLTDWIEKWKNTPTKVAATRSKRMAIEHMVKIEKPRHFDTKAFHARYVPRMESYTNVIHAKNLEIGYDTVLSKVSFLLQKKDRLAIIGENGKGKSTLLKTLVGELPALGGEFSFGQNVEWSYFDQQKAVQEHFREDQTVLENFWEEYPSYMREEVRSALGGFLFSGEDVEKKMGQLSGGEKVRLALCKMLQTKPNLLILDEPTNHMDIVGKEALEQMLREYEGTVLFVSHDRYFISRIATGILEFSESGVKQYTMSYEEYLAEKQKEIEISGKGRGMSQSARYVSGNDTQNSVGNEKHNQHQSGIKTDADVPTLTDVFDKKTYYNPGKIRSRLHHQLEKYEKMLEESEEKLAEIKMQFMDPELASDYPKLMELQNALDAEEKNQESLLERMLETETELAEFEED; encoded by the coding sequence ATGAGATATAAGATCAGTCATGCCCTCGTGCAGTTTGGCGGAGATGTGATCTTACGTGATGTCAATTTTGAGGTGCATGATAAAGAAAAAATCGCCATTGTAGGACGAAACGGCTGTGGAAAGACCACGCTGCTGCGTCTGATCGCGGGCGATATTTCGATGAATAATTTAGACAGCGATGAAGAATGTGGTATTACGATGGCAGGAAAACAGGAGATTGGTTTCCTGCGTCAGGTTAATTTTACGGAAAAAGATGTGACCGTGGAAGAGGAAATCAAGAAAGTATTTGAGCCGGTGTTTGCGTGTGAAAAGCGGATGAGGGAACTTGAAAATGAGATGAAAACTTCCGCGGACAAACAGCTTTTGCGCGAATATGACAACTTACAAAGCCGTATGGAGGCAATGCGGGGATATTCGTGGCAGCAGGATATGGAGACTATGTTTCAGCGGTTCGGGGTTGCGTTAGAAGATCTGAAACGCCCGATCGGAAGTTTTTCCGGTGGACAGCAGACGAAAGTGGCATTTATCAAACTGCTGTTAAAACGTCCGGATATCATGCTGCTCGATGAGCCGACCAACCATCTGGATCTTCCGACAATCGAGTGGTTAGAAGGATATTTAAAGACTTATGATAAGGCGGTCATCATTGTTTCACATGACCGTATGTTTTTAGACAAAGTGATCGATGTGACCTACGAGATCGAATATCATGAGATCAAGCGTTATACCGGCAATTACACGGCATTTATGAAGCAAAAAGAAGAGGCACTGATCAAACAGGAAAAAGACTATGAGGAGCAGCAAAAGGAGATCAAACGTCTGACGGACTGGATCGAAAAATGGAAAAATACGCCGACGAAAGTGGCGGCGACACGTTCAAAGCGCATGGCGATCGAACACATGGTAAAAATCGAAAAGCCGAGACATTTTGATACGAAAGCATTTCATGCGAGATATGTACCGCGCATGGAAAGCTACACGAATGTGATTCATGCCAAAAATCTTGAGATCGGTTACGATACCGTCTTAAGTAAAGTCTCATTTCTGCTTCAAAAGAAAGACAGACTTGCAATCATTGGGGAGAACGGTAAAGGAAAATCCACACTTTTGAAAACCTTAGTCGGCGAACTGCCTGCGTTAGGTGGTGAATTTTCATTTGGACAAAATGTAGAATGGAGTTATTTTGACCAGCAGAAAGCAGTGCAGGAGCATTTCCGGGAAGATCAGACCGTGCTTGAAAATTTCTGGGAGGAATATCCTTCCTATATGAGGGAGGAAGTCCGCAGTGCACTGGGGGGATTTTTATTTTCCGGAGAAGATGTAGAAAAGAAGATGGGACAGCTTTCCGGCGGAGAAAAAGTCCGTCTCGCACTCTGTAAAATGCTGCAGACCAAACCGAATCTTTTGATCTTAGATGAGCCGACGAACCATATGGATATTGTTGGAAAAGAGGCGTTAGAACAGATGTTAAGAGAGTACGAGGGAACAGTACTTTTCGTCTCACATGACCGTTATTTTATCAGCAGGATCGCAACCGGGATTTTGGAGTTTTCCGAGAGTGGTGTGAAACAATATACCATGAGCTATGAGGAGTATCTTGCAGAAAAACAAAAAGAGATAGAGATTTCCGGAAAAGGGCGAGGAATGTCACAGAGTGCGAGGTATGTGTCAGGAAATGATACACAAAATTCTGTGGGGAATGAGAAACACAATCAGCATCAGAGTGGCATAAAAACAGACGCAGATGTTCCTACTTTAACGGATGTGTTTGACAAAAAAACTTATTACAATCCGGGCAAAATCCGTTCAAGACTGCATCACCAGTTAGAAAAATATGAAAAAATGTTAGAGGAGAGCGAAGAAAAACTTGCTGAAATAAAAATGCAGTTCATGGATCCGGAGCTTGCCAGTGACTATCCGAAGCTGATGGAACTGCAGAATGCACTTGACGCAGAGGAAAAGAACCAGGAGAGTCTGTTAGAGCGGATGCTTGAGACGGAGACAGAACTTGCAGAATTTGAGGAGGATTGA
- a CDS encoding TrmH family RNA methyltransferase: MINIIEIKDLDAPELQIYYNLNEAQLFHYFEPKPGIFIAESPKVIERALDAGCVPMSFLMEKKHVETQAKEILARCDKLQSRDLTQESLVYREDEHVIPVYVAEVEMLAKITGYQLTRGMLCAMYRPALSSVEQLCKNARRVAILENVVNPTNVGAIFRSAAALGMDAVLLTPACADPLYRRASRVSMGTVFQIPWTYFDKNACWPDGAMDVLHKLGYKTAAMALRDDSVCIDDEKMMSEEKLAIVLGTEGDGLADHTIADCDYTVKIPMTHGVDSLNVAAASAVAFWQLGMKCEQ, translated from the coding sequence ATGATAAATATTATAGAAATCAAAGATCTGGATGCCCCGGAGCTGCAGATTTATTACAATTTAAATGAAGCACAGCTTTTTCACTATTTTGAGCCGAAGCCGGGGATTTTCATTGCGGAAAGTCCGAAGGTGATCGAGCGTGCCTTAGATGCCGGCTGTGTGCCGATGTCATTTTTGATGGAAAAAAAACATGTGGAGACACAGGCAAAAGAAATCCTTGCGCGCTGTGATAAATTACAAAGCCGAGATCTTACACAGGAGTCTTTGGTTTATAGGGAGGATGAGCATGTAATCCCGGTTTATGTGGCAGAAGTTGAAATGCTTGCAAAAATCACAGGATATCAGCTGACACGCGGCATGCTCTGTGCCATGTACCGTCCGGCACTGTCTTCGGTGGAGCAGCTTTGCAAGAATGCAAGGCGTGTTGCAATTTTGGAAAATGTGGTAAATCCAACAAATGTCGGAGCAATTTTCCGTTCTGCGGCGGCACTTGGAATGGATGCAGTTCTTTTGACACCAGCCTGTGCAGATCCGCTGTACCGGAGAGCAAGCCGTGTCAGCATGGGAACAGTATTCCAGATACCGTGGACATATTTTGATAAAAATGCATGCTGGCCGGACGGTGCGATGGATGTGCTGCATAAGCTTGGATATAAAACGGCGGCAATGGCACTTCGGGATGACTCCGTGTGTATAGATGATGAAAAAATGATGTCGGAGGAAAAGTTAGCAATCGTTCTCGGAACGGAAGGTGACGGACTGGCAGATCACACGATCGCAGACTGTGACTATACGGTGAAAATTCCGATGACACATGGTGTGGATTCACTGAACGTGGCGGCTGCAAGTGCGGTGGCATTCTGGCAGCTTGGGATGAAGTGCGAACAGTAA
- a CDS encoding ATP-binding cassette domain-containing protein → MEIFMSQIQVTDLTYGYEGSFDTVFENVSFGIDTDWKLGLIGRNGKGKTTFLNLRGKKGFILISHDRDILDACIDHVLVLNRKTIEVQSGNFSSWWENKTRMDHFAMEENEKHLKEIASLKQAAARSRKWADKNEATKIGYDPVKEHDRSVATRAYIGAKTKKMQSRVT, encoded by the coding sequence ATGGAGATTTTTATGTCACAGATTCAGGTAACAGATCTCACATATGGTTATGAGGGAAGTTTTGATACGGTTTTTGAAAACGTATCTTTTGGGATTGATACGGACTGGAAGTTAGGTCTGATCGGGAGAAATGGAAAAGGAAAAACAACTTTTTTAAATCTGCGCGGGAAAAAAGGGTTTATCCTGATATCGCATGACAGGGATATTTTAGATGCCTGCATTGATCATGTGCTGGTTTTAAACCGAAAGACGATCGAGGTACAGAGCGGCAATTTTTCAAGCTGGTGGGAAAACAAGACGCGGATGGATCATTTTGCGATGGAGGAAAATGAAAAACATTTGAAAGAAATCGCATCTTTAAAACAGGCGGCGGCAAGAAGCCGAAAGTGGGCAGATAAAAACGAGGCGACGAAAATAGGCTATGATCCTGTCAAAGAGCATGACCGCTCGGTTGCAACGAGAGCATATATCGGTGCGAAGACAAAAAAGATGCAGAGCCGCGTGACATAG
- a CDS encoding ATP-binding cassette domain-containing protein, giving the protein MEREIQEKEGLLQDIEQPVSLKIMPLSYHKERLISCQELSVRYEGAEDNVLKNLTFELVQGERVFLHGENGCGKSTLIKTILQQVNIGQAGYERKNVQQINTQQLCKIACDRRRNPNSFNACRGTVKL; this is encoded by the coding sequence ATGGAACGGGAAATACAGGAAAAAGAGGGTCTTTTGCAGGATATCGAACAGCCTGTCAGTTTAAAAATTATGCCGCTTTCCTATCATAAGGAACGTCTGATTTCCTGCCAGGAACTTTCGGTGCGGTATGAAGGTGCAGAGGACAATGTATTGAAAAATCTGACCTTTGAACTGGTGCAGGGGGAGCGTGTCTTTTTACATGGAGAAAACGGATGTGGAAAATCGACGCTGATCAAGACGATTCTGCAGCAGGTAAATATCGGACAGGCAGGTTATGAGAGGAAAAATGTGCAGCAGATCAATACACAGCAGTTATGCAAAATTGCTTGTGACAGACGGAGAAATCCGAACAGCTTCAACGCGTGTCGTGGAACTGTAAAGCTGTGA
- a CDS encoding GNAT family N-acetyltransferase: protein MLERIENVNEQVIKKMFLLYAESMADMEREFKDRDEMEASYAAFLKEFIENPKQMVFVETAEKQWVCGLRAVESEPGKWFLEAVETMPGHRNRGYGKKLIRHVTEFLKGIGAKKIDCIIGKSNLSSIKIHSDCGFKETKEPPVNCWGELEEGRILFRLEI, encoded by the coding sequence ATGTTAGAACGGATTGAAAATGTAAATGAACAGGTAATAAAAAAAATGTTTTTATTATATGCAGAATCCATGGCGGATATGGAGAGGGAATTTAAAGATCGTGATGAAATGGAGGCATCATATGCGGCATTTTTAAAGGAGTTTATCGAAAATCCAAAGCAGATGGTGTTTGTTGAAACCGCAGAAAAACAGTGGGTATGCGGACTCAGGGCAGTTGAGTCAGAGCCGGGGAAATGGTTTCTTGAGGCAGTTGAGACGATGCCGGGGCATAGAAACAGAGGATATGGTAAAAAACTGATACGTCATGTAACGGAGTTTTTGAAAGGCATAGGCGCAAAAAAGATAGATTGCATTATAGGAAAAAGTAATTTATCATCAATAAAAATACATTCGGATTGTGGATTTAAAGAAACGAAGGAGCCGCCGGTAAATTGTTGGGGAGAGCTTGAGGAGGGAAGAATTCTTTTCCGGCTTGAAATTTGA